Below is a genomic region from Mycolicibacterium neworleansense.
AGCGAGTGAACCAACTACTGGTGTAGCTCTCGAGGTGGTACGGCGAGAAGGAACCTGTCTGGGCGGGATCGATGAGTCCAGCTGAACCCGACCCGTTGAACGCCGCGTCGGCTGCTGCCTGTATCGCCTCGGAACCCATCAGTTTCAGTACCGACATCCTTGACGGGTCATCCGCTCCCCTTGCGGCTCTGGTGAGTTCGGCCGATCCCATCAGGCGTAGCGCCCAGTCGTCCATGACCAACGTCGCATAGGCGTCGCGGTCGACGTCCGACGCGGGCCGCCAGTCCTCGATGAACTCCTGCAGCCGGTCGGCATAGCTCAGCCACAGCAAGGTCCGCTCGTGGCCGAGTGAACCGTTGGCTACCTGCCATCCCCCGTTGAGTTCACCGACGAGATTGCCGACGGGCACGCGGACGTCGGAGAAGAACACCTCGTTGAAGTCGATGTCATCTTGGCCGCACGCCGATGCGAAGGGCCGGCGCGTGACACCCGCCAGATCGGTGGGTATGAGCAGGACGCTGATGCCTTGGTGCTTCGGTGCGTTCTGGTCGGTGCGCACCAGCGTGAACAGCACGTCGGCGTCGTGTGCACCGGAGGTCCACACCTTCTGACCGTTGACGACGAAGTGGTCGTTGTCGAGCACGGCCCGGGTTCGCAAAGACGCCAGATCGGATCCAGCCCCGGGTTCGCTCATTCCCAGCGCCGCGGTCCTCTCCGCACGCAGGATCGGAATGGCCCACCGCTCTTGCTGTTCCGTCGTTCCGAAGTGGATGAGCGAAGCGGCGATGATACCCACCCCTTGCGGGTTGAAAGTCTGATACACCCGCCGCCGGGACAGTTCTTCGAAGTACACGTACTGCTCGACCACAGTTGCGTTTCGGCCGCCGAATTCGGGCGGGTATCCGGGATGCAGCCAACCGTTGTCGAACATCAGACGCTGCCACTGACGTGCCCATTCGGGAACATGGGCGCTCGACGACGATCGCTCCGCCGAGGCCACCGCGGCATCGGGTAGGTGCGTATCCAAGAACTCGATGAACTCGGCTCGGAATGCCTCCACCGCCGGGTCGAACGTGAGCTGCACTACGACTCCTGCCGCTCATCCATTGCTGAACATGCCCCGATAGCCATAGGCGGGGTGCCGGTCGCTGATGTCCGCGGTCGGAGAACCGAACAGTTTCTCTCGAAGCGTTCCGGGCCGATATTCCTTCTGCATCAGCCCATTCGATTGGAGAACCGGCACCAGATGGGTGAAGAAGTCGTCGTAGCTCTCCGGCATGAGCGCGTTCATCACCTGAACACCGTCTACTCCGGCTCGCTGATACTCCTCGAGGCGCTTGGCGATCGTCTCGGGTGACCCGACGACCATCTGGGGCAGTGACAGCGACGTGAGGAAATCCTTGACGGTGGGCTTGGTGCCTTCCGGCCAGGCATTGATGACGGAGAGAAATGCCCCACGGATACCCGGGATCTCGTCCACGATGTCCTCCAGTGGCGTGGCAGGGTCGTAGCGGCCCAGGTCGAGCCCGCTCAGGCTGGAGAAGTAGGCGGTTTGCGCCTCTTGGCTGCGGAACTCCTCCAGTTCACCCCACTTGCGGTAGGCCTCTTCGTCAGTCGATCCGATCACGAACATCATGCCCTGAAGGAACAGGATGTCACCGTCGCGTCGGCCGCGCTCGCGTGCCAGGCCACGCACAGTATTGACTTGCTGTGCAATGGTTTCCAGCGTCATGGCCGAAAGGAACATGAGTTCGGCGTGGCTGCTGGCGAAGTCCAGGCCCGCGGGCGAGCCGCCGGCCTGGGCCAAGACGGGCGTGCGCTGAGGCGACGGCTCCATCAGGTTGAAACCCTCGATGCTGTAACGCTTACCCTCGTGGTTGATGTCGTGGACTTTCGTCGGGTCCGCATATATCCCGGAGTCCGGGTTGTTGACGACCGCATCGACGTCCCAGGACCCCTCCCACAGCTTGTAGGTGACGTCGACATACTCGGCAGCCCATGCGTAACGCTCCTCATGTGAGGGGCTGGTCGGCAACCCGAGATTGCGGAAGGCCTTCTCGTTCGCCGACGTGACGATATTCCAGCCGATCCTGCCGTTTGTGAGGTTGTCCAGGGTGGAGACGGCACGGGCGAAGACGAACGGGTGATGCTGGATGACCGAACTGGTGTACATAAAGCCCAGATCCTTGGTCTGATGCGCCATTGCCGGGATCACCATGGTGCAGTCCCCGATCGGCACGTTCATCGCCATCTCGAAGATCACGTCGCGAGAACCGTTGTACTCCCCCTGAACACCGATCACGTCGGTGAAGAAGAAGGCATCGACCTTCGCCTTCTCGGCTTTCTTGGCCAGATCCACCCACAGGTCGAAGCCCTTGAAGTCTCGGTTGCGAGCTCGTGGATGCCGCCAACTGCCGTGGAAGTTATGGCCGATCGAGTCCATGAGCAGCAACGTGAAGATCATCCGTTTTGACATATCCGTCCTCGATTCGAAGTTCTTCGGCTACGCGCAAGTTCGATGAGCAGGTCCCGCGTCCGGGCCAACGACGACCGCCGTGCGTCACGGTCAGGGCCAACCGCAACAGGTTGGGCCCAGATGTCCGTTGCACCGGAATCCAGCAGCCGTTGCAACCCGGCCTCCACAGCGGCCTCATCTCCTACGATCGCCAGATCAGCCGCCGACGCGGCACCACCTGCTTCGATGATGCGCCGGTAATTGGCCATACCGGCATATCCGCGGGATGTCTCGGCCACAGCACGTCGCGCTTCGTCGACGTCGCTGTGCACTGCGACGGGCAACCCCGCCACGATTCGGGGCAGCTGCCGCCCCGCGGCGGCCGCTGCCGCGGAAAGTGCTGGTGCGATGTAATTTTCGATCGCCTCGGCGGAGGCCATCCACAGCACCACACCATCGGCATATCTACCGGCGATACGTACCATGCGCGGCCCGAGGGCCGCGAGCAGGACCGGGATCCGGTGGTCTACGGCAACCATTCGGCCCTGACTGCCGTGCAGCGACCAGTGCGAGCCCGCAGAATCGACAGTCTCGCCCCGCATCAAAGCGGTGAGGATCGCCAAGTACTCCTCGGTGTTCTGCGCGGGCTGCGCGTACGAGAGGCCGAGGACGTCGCGGACGACAGGTTCATGGGAGGGGCCGATGCCCAGCACCAGCCCGGACCGCCCCATCGCGTTGGCCGCTGCGGCCACCCGGTTGGCTTGCAACAGCGGATGACACGGATAGGTCTGCAGCACCGCCGTGCCCAGTTCGATGGACGTCGTCGCCCGCCCGGCGAGGGCCATTGCCACCAACGGATCCCCCGCCACCCCGCTGGCATACCACAGCGCGCTGAATCCGTCCGATTCTGCTTGTGCGGCTTGGTCCACG
It encodes:
- a CDS encoding acyl-CoA dehydrogenase family protein; amino-acid sequence: MQLTFDPAVEAFRAEFIEFLDTHLPDAAVASAERSSSSAHVPEWARQWQRLMFDNGWLHPGYPPEFGGRNATVVEQYVYFEELSRRRVYQTFNPQGVGIIAASLIHFGTTEQQERWAIPILRAERTAALGMSEPGAGSDLASLRTRAVLDNDHFVVNGQKVWTSGAHDADVLFTLVRTDQNAPKHQGISVLLIPTDLAGVTRRPFASACGQDDIDFNEVFFSDVRVPVGNLVGELNGGWQVANGSLGHERTLLWLSYADRLQEFIEDWRPASDVDRDAYATLVMDDWALRLMGSAELTRAARGADDPSRMSVLKLMGSEAIQAAADAAFNGSGSAGLIDPAQTGSFSPYHLESYTSSWFTRYLRSFGATIAGGTSEIQRNIIAQRALGLPRG
- a CDS encoding TIGR03564 family F420-dependent LLM class oxidoreductase, giving the protein MRIGLTGGGSTVDKIVDQAAQAESDGFSALWYASGVAGDPLVAMALAGRATTSIELGTAVLQTYPCHPLLQANRVAAAANAMGRSGLVLGIGPSHEPVVRDVLGLSYAQPAQNTEEYLAILTALMRGETVDSAGSHWSLHGSQGRMVAVDHRIPVLLAALGPRMVRIAGRYADGVVLWMASAEAIENYIAPALSAAAAAAGRQLPRIVAGLPVAVHSDVDEARRAVAETSRGYAGMANYRRIIEAGGAASAADLAIVGDEAAVEAGLQRLLDSGATDIWAQPVAVGPDRDARRSSLARTRDLLIELARSRRTSNRGRICQNG
- a CDS encoding LLM class flavin-dependent oxidoreductase, translating into MSKRMIFTLLLMDSIGHNFHGSWRHPRARNRDFKGFDLWVDLAKKAEKAKVDAFFFTDVIGVQGEYNGSRDVIFEMAMNVPIGDCTMVIPAMAHQTKDLGFMYTSSVIQHHPFVFARAVSTLDNLTNGRIGWNIVTSANEKAFRNLGLPTSPSHEERYAWAAEYVDVTYKLWEGSWDVDAVVNNPDSGIYADPTKVHDINHEGKRYSIEGFNLMEPSPQRTPVLAQAGGSPAGLDFASSHAELMFLSAMTLETIAQQVNTVRGLARERGRRDGDILFLQGMMFVIGSTDEEAYRKWGELEEFRSQEAQTAYFSSLSGLDLGRYDPATPLEDIVDEIPGIRGAFLSVINAWPEGTKPTVKDFLTSLSLPQMVVGSPETIAKRLEEYQRAGVDGVQVMNALMPESYDDFFTHLVPVLQSNGLMQKEYRPGTLREKLFGSPTADISDRHPAYGYRGMFSNG